In Phycisphaerales bacterium, the sequence GTGCGTCCGGCGGCACAGCCGCGCAATTGTGTGCGGGCGTTTGCCAGTCGGCTCTTCTGACACATGGGCTGCGTCGATTGCACAACGTATCAACTGTCATCGCATGTGAGTGGGTGAGATGAGCAATCCTTCCTTTTTTGAACAACCGATCCTCAACTCGCCGTATCAATACCCGGCACGTCACTGGGAACTCGACGAGGACGGCCAGCCCACGAATCAGGTGAACGAGACGCGCCGTACGGCGAAGTTCATCACGCCTGTCCCCAGGCCCAAGAAGCGACGGAAGGGCACGGGGCAATCGGAGATCGTCTATAATGAGGGCGCCGGCCTCTCCTCCTCCTCGCAGCACTACGACCCCACGCCGATCATCAACCAGGTCCGCCGCAAGGTCGATGTGTGGCGTGGGATCGCGAGCAGCGACGGCTGGGGCGTCACCCCCGAGACCGCCCGCCTTCTCAAGCACTGGCGACATCACCCGTACAACAGCATCCGCCCCTTCTTCTGCCAGGTCGAGGCCGTGGAGACCGCGATCTGGCTGACCGAGGTCGCCCCGCAGTCCGGCAAGGAGGACCGGGCCATACTCGACTACCTGTCGCTGGCGAACAACGCCTCGAATCCCGGCCTCTCCCGGCTCGCCCTCAAACTGGCCACCGGCGCGGGGAAGACGACGGTCATGGCCATGCTGATCGCGTGGCAGACCATCAACGCCGTGCGACGTCCGGGGAGCAAGAAGTACACGCGTGGCTTTCTCGTCGTGACGCCCGGTCTGACGATCCGCGACCGGCTGCGTGTGCTCCAGCCCAACGACCCCGACAGTTACTACAAGAATCGCGAGCTCGTGCCCACGGACATGCTCGGCGACCTCGATCGCGCCAAGATTGTGATCACCAACTACCACGCGTTTAAACTCCGCGAGACCATGGAACTCTCGGCTGGCGGACGCGCCCTGCTCCAGGGGCGCGGCGAGGAGCTCAACACCCGCGAGACCGAGGGACAGATGCTCCAGCGGGTCATGCCCGGGCTCATGGGCCTCAAGGGCGTGATGGTGCTCAACGACGAGGCCCACCACTGCTACCGAGAGAAGCCCGCCGACGATGAGGGCGCAGGGGATGATGATACCGACGAATCGCTTACCGGCGACGAGAAGAGCGAGGTCGAGAAGAGCAGGAAGGCCGCCCGACTCTGGCTCTCGGGCCTCGAGGCCGTCCAGCGCACGCTCACCACGAATCGCGTGCTGGATTTGTCCGCGACTCCATTCTTCCTGCGCGGCTCGGGCTACGCCGAGGGCACGCTCTTTCCGTGGACAATGAGCGACTTCTCACTCATGGACGCCATCGAGTGCGGCATCGTGAAACTCCCGCGCGTCCCGGTGGCGGACAACCTCCCCGACCAGTCCGAGATGCCCAGATTCCGCGCCCTGTGGGAGAACATCCGCAGTGTGATGCCCAGGAAGGGGCGGAGCAAGGCCGCGTCGCTCGACCCGCTCTCGCTGCCGACGCTGCTCGTGTCCGCGCTCGACGCGCTCTATGGGCACTACGAGAAGACCTTCGGGTTGTGGCAGGCGGAGGGCCTCATGGTCCCGCCCTGCTTCATCATCGTCTGCAACAACACCGCCGCCTCGAAACTGGTGTACGACTACGTCTCGGGGTTCCATCGCACGATGGACGACGGCACGACGCGCCTCGAGAACGGGCGTCTCGCGCTCTTTCGCAACTTCGACGACGACGGCAGACCGCTCGCCCGCCCGCGCACGCTTCTTATCGACAGCGAGCAACTCGACTCCGGCGACGCCCTCGACGACCAGTTCCGCACGATGGCGGGGGACGAGATCGAGCGGTTCCGCCGCGAGATCATCGAGCGGACCGGCGACACGCGGCAGGCCGAGAACCTCTCCGACGAGGACCTGCTCCGCGAGGTGATGCAGACCGTCGGGAAGCGCGGGCGCCTCGGCGAGTCGATCCGCTGCGTCGTCTCGGTCTCCATGCTCACGGAGGGGTGGGACGCGAACACCGTGACCCACGTCCTGGGCGTGCGTGCATTCGGAACGCAACTGCTCTGCGAGCAGGTCATCGGCCGGGCCCTGCGCCGCCAGTCGTACGACCTGAACGAAGACGGGCTCTTCAACGTCGAGTACGCGGACGTGCTGGGCATCCCGTTCGACTTCACGGCCAAGCCCGTCGTGGCCCCACCCCAGCCGCCGCGAGAGACCGTCCACGTGAGGGCCGTTCGCCCGGATCGCGACCATCTGGAGATCCGCTTCCCGCGCGTCGAGGGATATAGGGTCGAGCTCCCCTCCGAGCGTCTCACCGCCGCGTTCACCGAGGACTCCACGCTCGAACTCACGCCCGACCTGGTCGGGCCCGCGATCACGCGCAACGAGGGGATCATCGGCGAGGGCGTCGACCTGGATCTCAAGCACCTCGATGCGGTTCGTCCCGCGACCATCCTCTTCCATCTCACCAGGCGCCTCATCGAGACCAAGTGGCGTGACCCGGGCGAGGAGCCCAAACTCCATCTGTTCGGCCAACTCAAGGCCATCACCCGCGAGTGGCTCGACGGGCATCTGGTCTGTCGTGGGGACACCTTCCCCGCCCAACTGCTGCACCAGCAACTCGCCGACATGGCCTGCGAGCGCATCACCGCGGGCATCACCCGGAAGATGGTGGGTGACAATCCGATCAAGGCGATCCTCGATCCGTACAACCCCGAGGGCTCGACGAATTTCGTCTCCTTCAACACCTCCAAGAAACTCCGCTGGGAGACCTCGGGGGATCGGTGCCACGTCAACTGGGTCGTTCTCGACAGCGACTGGGAGGCCGAGTTCTGCCGCGTGGCCGAGGCCCACCCGAGGGTCCGCGCCTATGTCAAGAACCAGGGGCTGGGCCTCGAGATCCCCTACCGGTTCGGCACCGAGTCGCGTCGGTACCTCCCCGACTTCATCGTCGAGATCGACGACGGCCGCCCGCCGCTCGCCGACGGCACGCCGGACCTCCTGCACCTGATCGTCGAGATCAAGGGCTACCGCCGCGAGGACGCCAAGGACAAGAAGCAGACGATGGATGCCTACTGGGTGCCCGGCATCAACCACCTGGGGCGCTTCGGGCGGTGGGCCTTCGCCGAGTTCACCGATGTCTACGAGATGCGGGCCGACTTCGAGGCCAAAGTCCAGGAACACTTCGATTCCATGATCGATCGAGCAATCACTTCCGGCGCTCCGGCCCGGGCTTCCATTTAGAGATGCACATGGCCAAGAAACCGACCACCAAGCCGAAATCTTCTTCCAAGACGGCACGCCCGAAGAAGAAGACCGTCGTCGCCCTGACACACGACGAGGCCACGCGGAGGAACATCCCCACGGCCGAGTACCAGCCCGTGCTCGACGAGAAACTCCAGTCGCCCATCCGCGTCGCCTACGAGCGGCGCAACCGCGACCTGGACCCGCAACTGGTCTGGCGCGGCAAGGACGACCAGGACTGGTCCGACCTTGTCGTCCCCGCGCCGCCCCTCTTTATCCAGGAGAAGGTCCACCCCAAGGCCCTGATCGACGACCTGCGACGCCAGACCGAGGCCGCCGAGATCGCCCGCAAGATCATCGAGCGTCAGCACCAGCCCGTCGAGGAGCAGTTCGACCTGTTCGCCGACTTCAACGGCGTGCCCGAGGGCGACGCCCGGACCGAGTTCTATCAGCACGATGCCCACTGGTCCAACCGCATGATCCTCGGCGATTCGCTCCAGGTGATGGCCAGCCTCGCCGAGCGCGAGGGGTTGCGCGGGCGGGTGCAGTGCATCTACCTCGACCCGCCGTACGGCATCAAGTTCAACAGCAACTTCCAGTGGTCCACCACCAGCCGCGACGTGAAGGACGGCAACGCCGCCCACATCACCCGCGAGCCCGAGCAGGTGAAGGCCTTCCGCGACACCTGGCGCGACGGCATCCACTCCTACCTCACCTACCTCCGCGACCGCCTCACCGTCGCCCGCGACCTGCTCACCGAGTCGGGGTCGATCTTTGTGCAGATCGGGGATGAAAATGTGCATCGAATTCGAGCATTGATGGATGAAGTGTTTGGCGTCGGCAACTTCATCTTGGAAATCGTGGTTCAGAAAACGGGGAGCGTTGCAGGGGCGTTCATCCAGTCGAATTTTGACCGCGTTCTATGGTACGCACGAAATCGAGAATCGGCAGAAGGGAAGTTTCGTCCGTTGCTCGTCGACCGCGTATTGGGCGGCGAGGGTGGAAGCGGCTATACGAAGATAATGACTTCTGCGGTGGATAGCCGCCCACTCACTACGGAAGAAAGAGAACGACCGAATCTCATTGAAGGCATAAGCAAAGTGTGGCGTTCATACCCGCTGACGTCGGACGGGTTCCGTCCATCAACTACCATCGACTTTGATTTTTGCGGCCGAACATTTCACCCCGGGAAAACCAGCCATTGGAAGGTGACGGTCGATGGTCTAGCACGATCTGCTCGTGCCAATCGTGTGGTGATAGATGGACGGCAAATCAGTTTGCGACGTCTTTTCGGAGATGATCCTACCGTCTCGCTCGGACCGCTTTGGTCTGACGTTGGAGGTGCGTCTGACAAGGTGTACGTCGTTCAAACTAACGAAAAGGTTGTCCAGCGTTGCCTCCTCATGACCACCGACCCCGGCGATCTCGTGCTCGATCCGACGTGCGGGTCGGGGACGACGGCGTATGTGGCCGAGCAGTGGGGGCGGCGGTGGATCACGATCGACACCTCGCGCGTCGCGCTGGCCTTGGCGCGGGCGCGGATCATGGGGGCGCGGTATCCCTTCTACCTGCTGGCCGACTCGAAGGAGGGGCAGGCGAAGGAATCGGAGGTGACCCGCACCGCCCCCAGCACCCAGCCGACGCACGGCAACATCCGCCACGGGTTCGTCTACGAGCGCGTGCCGCACATCACGCTCAAATCGATCGCCAACAACGCCGAGATCGACGTGATCTGGGAGAAGTTCCAGCAGCGCCTGGAGCCGCTCCGCGCGACGCTCAACAAGGCCCTCGGCACGACATGGGAGGAGTGGGAGATTCCCCGCGAGGCGCCCACCGACGATCAGGCCAAGTGGCCCAGGGAGGCCAGGGACGCCCACGCCCGCTGGTGGGAGCAGCGCATCCTGCGTCAGAAGGAGATCGACGCCTCCATCGCCGCCAAGGCCGAGTTCGAGTATCTGTACGACAAGCCGTTTGAGGACAAGAAGAAGGTGCGCGTGGCCGGGCCGTTCACCGTCGAGAGCCTCTCGCCGCATCGCACGATTGGCGTGGATGAAGACGACGAACTGATCGACCCCATCGCCCCCAAGGGCGACGACGCGGATCCGATCGGGCAGGACTTTGCGACGATCGTCCTGGAGAACCTCAGGGCGGCGGGCGTGCAGCAGGCCCACAAGGAGGACCGGATCCAGTTCTCAACGCTGACGCCCTGGCCGGGCGACTACATCGGCGCCGAGGGACGGTATGTCGAGGGTGAGGGAGGGGGCGGGAAGGAGAAGCGCGCGGGAATCTTCATCGGACCGGAGTTCGGCACGGTCACACGGCAGGACCTGGTGCTGGCCGCTCGCGAGGCGGCGGATGCCAACTTCGACGTTCTGATCGCGTGCGCCTTCAACTATGAGGCGCACGCGAGCGAGTTCAGCAAACTCGGGCGGATCCCGGTGCTCAAGGCCCGCATGAACGCGGAACTGCACATGGGCAGCGAACTCAAGGCCACGGGCAAAGGCAACCTGTTCGTGATCTTCGGCGAGCCGGACATCCAGGTGCTTCCGCCGTTGGACGCGCCCGAGGGAGCCGAGCTGAAGGACTACGACGCCATCCGCGTCAAGATCAACGGCGTGGATGTCTTCCACCCCCAGACGGGCGAGATCCGCAGCGACGGCGCCGAGGGCATCGCCTGTTGGTTCATCGATACAGACTACAACAACGAGTCCTTCTTCGTCCGCCAGGCGTACTTCCTCGGGGCGAACGATCCCTATAAGGCCCTCAAGACCACGCTCAAAGCCGAGGTCAACGAGGAGGCCTGGAAGTCACTCCACAGCAGCACGTCGCGCGAGTTCGCCAAGCCCGCCAGCGGGAAGATCGCGGTCAAGGTCATCAACCACCTGGGCGACGAGGTGATGAAGGTCTTTGCAGTGCCATAAGGCCGAAGTCGGCTACCGATCAATCCGTGTGGAATGGTTTCCCTGGGGACAATCTCCAGGTATTAAGGATTTCACGCAGAGACCACGATCGGTCCCCTTGAATACTGGTGTGATTTAGGAGGACTGTGTGCCCTGGCGGTGGTAGACTGGTCCAGCAGACATGATGCTCCGTAAGTATATGAGTGACCCAAGATTGAATAGCCGACAATTTCTTTGAACTCTACCTGAAGTCCTCCCACCGATCGGCCGATCGAATCCGCCACAGGTGGGGTGGGTGGCCGGTCCGGGTCTTTCATCGGCGTCAGTGTGGCGTCTGCCCGGGGGTGGGCGCCACTTCCATCAGGCCCAGGCGTCGCGGTCGGTCGTGCTTCTTTCATAGATCTATGGAAGGCGTGCGGCACGGCGGGCGGCGCGACACGGAGTCCAGAGACATGGCCGTTCTCCCTTCTTCCATCGTGGACCGTCTGGAGTGGTTCGAGCAGCGCTACCAGGATTGGATCGATAACTCGGCGTCCGTGGGCCTGAGCCCCGCCCAATCCGACGCTGTAAAACAAGCCACCGTCGCGGCGCGGGCCGCCTACAACGCGGCGCAAGCGGCTCGCATCGCGGCCAAGAACGCCACCATCGGGCAGGCCGCCGCCATGAGGACATTGTCGGATCTTGGGGCCGACGCCATTCGTTATATCCGAGCCTTTGCCGAGAGCCAGCCCACCCAGCAGCAGCAGGATACCGTCTACCAGTTGGCCTCGGTCCCGCCCCCGGCCCCCCCGACCCCCGCCGGGCCGCCCGAGGCGCCGACGGATCTGGTTGGCGACCCCAACGCCGACGGCACCGTCACCCTCAACTGGAAGGGATCCACCGCGAACCAGACGTTCTTTACCATCTGGCGGCGGATCGGCACCTCGACGACGTGGACCCAGGTCGGCGCCGTCGCGAGCAAGACCTTTATTGACGCCACCGCCCCCGCGGGCGTCGCGAGCGTCCGCTACACCGTCCGTGCCCAACGCAACAACCAGGTCAGCGCCCAGAGCGTCGAGGCCGTGGTGAACTTTGGGATCAGCCAGGCGGCGTGAGAAGGGAAGAGAAGGGAATGGGGAGTGAGCCATGGGCAATGGCAGAGATGCCGGTGCCCGAGTGTGATGTCCGCACCCCCCCACCCCCTCCCCCCTTCTCCACCCACCTCTCTACTCCTTCCACCACAACCAGTGTGACGTGCACTCCACGCGGGCGTCGGGAACCAATCCCGGCGCCCGCGTTGTCGCTGGAGGGAAGAGGCAATAGGGAATGGGGAATAGGCAATGGCACACGTGAGACGAATGCCGAATCACGAGACATTGAAGGAGTCCGTAGAAGCCGGCTCTGGAGAGCCGGCCCACCACGGCCCCGATCCCGAATCCCCGTTGTCTTCTGCCATGGCCTATTGCCCATCCCTATTCTCTTCCCCAAAAACCACGCCGCCCCGCGAGAGTCTCGCGGGGCGGGTGAAGTGACCCCAATGGGATTCGAACCCATGTTTCCAGGATGAGAACCTGGCGTCCTGGACCAGGCTAGACGATGGGGCCACAAGGGGCGAATCGACCGTGGTTGGCCCCAAAGGGCCGGGCACGGGCGATCGTTTGGGATCGTCCAGGACCGAGCGGGACAATAGGCGGGCACGCCCGAAGAGTGAATCTCGCGGGACGTGGGTTGGGCGTAGGGATGCGAGACGGGACGCCGACTGAATCGTGGGCGTTCCGGCGACACGGACGTGGCAGGCACGGTCGCGGCAGATCGGATAGAGAGCCAAGGAGTGGTCAGGAGACCGGCTGCATCTGGCGGCGGAGTTGGGCGAGGGCGAAGACGGCGGCCTCGTTGTGGGTCTGGCCGACGACGGCGCCGATGGGCGAGCCGGAGGCGTCACGCCATTCGGCACGGCTGCAGTCGAAGAGTTGGATGCGGCGGATGGAGAGTTCAAACCCGGCGTGGCTGAAGGCCTCGTGGATCGATTGCTCGGTGGGGAAGGGCCGGCCGTCGGTGTGGTGGGTGCAGGCGGAGGAATCCAGAGCCTGCCAACCGGTCGCGTACAACTCGTCGATCGCGTACTCGAGCGCCATCGCTGCCTCCAGTTCGCTTGTCGATCCGCCCACTGGGCCGCATCACGCGGAGAACCCGCGTGGTGTTGGGGCGACAACGTGAGCATAGCGGGGTGGGAGGACGACGTCTCGTGATGTGTCAGGCTAAGAACGTCTGAGAACCTGATACTGAGCAACACGCCGCGTGAGAGCGGGAGGGCCTTCAAGGTCCTCGCGTGTGCAGGAATATCCGAGGGTCGTCTGTTCGTAGGGCGTTTATGGGTTCTGGCGCGTGAGAAGGACGATCGTCACGACGTCGTAGAGGGCGTGGACGGCGACGACGACGCCGAAGCCACGGACGAGGAAGATCGAGCCGAAGTAGAGCCCGGCGAGGGTGTAGAACGTGAGCATGCGCACGTCCACGGCGCCCCACCCCCCCCCGCCTCCCCCGCCCCCCCCGCCCACAAAGATCTCGTGGTAGAAGGCGAAGGCGAGGGCGCTGACGATGACGGCGATGACGTTTCCGGTGGAATCAGAGAGACGGGCGAGATCGACGGCGAGGAAGTGGACACCGGTGATGAGGAGGAGTCGGAAGAGGAGTTCCTCGTAGATCCCAGCGCCGACGGCGATGGTGACGCCCTGGTTCCAGGGGAGCGATCGAAGCGTGGCGACGGTGGAGGACTCTTGGAGGAGCGCGGCCGCGGGAGGCGGGATGGTTGTGGAGTCGGCTCCGTGCGATCCCCCGATGGAGCCGATGACGAGCGCGAGAACGAGGAGCGGGAGCGTCCAGAGGGCGGCCTCGAGGGTCATGCCCAAGAGGACGCTCGGCCTGACACGCACGGGGTCCTTGGACATGACGTGCCATGCGATGAGGGTGGCGAGGAGGGCGACTCCTGGGATGTAGAGGCTGGCGCTCCCGAAGATGGAGAAGAAGCGCCAGAGGAGGTGGTGGGCGGCGATGGTGTCGACGATGCCGGCGTCGCGGAGATGGATGGCGGTGGAGATCTCGTAGAAGAGGACGAGGGGGAGGAGGAAGAGGAGCACGTGGAGGGGGCGCGTGGAGAGCGTGGTGTAGGTTGGTGGAGCGTTGAGTTCGGGCTTTGGCGCGCGGCGTGATGGGCCGCCGGTTGAAGGCGGGCGTCGGCGCTTGGGGGATCTGGCGCTCGGCGGCATAGTGGAGCGTACCGAAGGGGAACGCGCGTCGTGAAGGGGAGCGGCGCGATTGAGGCGAAACGTGGGAAGAAAAAACGCCGCGGTGTCGCGGCGTTGGTGGATCGCGGAGATCGCGGATTTACTTTGCGGCGGCCTTGGTCTTCAGGCGAGCGCTCAGGCGGCTCTTGCGGCGTGCGGCCTGGTTCTTGTGGATCACGCCCTTGGCGGCAGTGCGATCGATGACCTTGGAGGTCGAGCGGAAGGCCTCGGTCGCCTGGTCCTTGGAGCCGTGGAGCATCTGCTCGTTGAAGTTCTTCATGGCGTCGCGCAGGGTCTTGAGGCGCCAGCGATTGCGGGCGTTGGAGGTCTCATTCTGGCGGATGCGCTTCTGGGCGGACTTCGAGTGGGCCATTCGTCGATCGATCCTTTCGTGCCCACCGCCGGTTCGGCGTGGGGAGTCGGAATGGTTGCCTGCAAATGCCGGGAATCAAGCGCCTGGGGGAGGAGTTGGCGTGAAGATCGGATGCTGGGCCTTGCCCGGGGTGTTCGGACGCCGTAATCTTGCGGTCCCGAATCGTGCCGAGAGGCCCGGTCTGGGTTGTGTGCGGGCGTAGCTCAATTGGATAGAGCACCTGACTACGGATCAGGAGGTTACAGGTTCGACTCCTGTCGCCCGTGCTTCGAATCCCTGGCGATCGGCTTGGGATACATCAGATTCGGCCCCCGTCAATGGGCACGACCGGTCTTCGCTATCGCGAGGAGCCGGTTTTTTTTGTGGCTCGGAACGGAATTTAGACTGGCAGTCTGTGTTGGGTGTTGACAAACAGTTGATTGAAACTATTGTTTGCCCATGCTCTCCCAGCGTTCGAGCAGCACTGATCCACTGGCCTCGCGTTCGTTCGCGGGTGATGAGGCCTTGGATGCCCATGGTTCGACTCGGTCACGCCTGATCGAGGCCGCCGGGACAGTCTTTGCCGAACGGGGCTTCAAAGACGCAACGATCCGGCAGATCTGCTCGATTGCCGGGGCGAACATCGCCGCGGTCAACTATCACTTTGGTGACAAGGAGCACCTGTACGCGTCGGCGCTGCACCACGCGCATACGACGGCTCGTCATCGGCATCCGATGGACTTTGAGGGGTGTGGGACGGCCGAGGAGCGGCTAGGCGTCTTTGTGCGAACGTTCGTGACGAGACTCACAGATCCGGCCAAGCCGGAGTGGCACGGGAAGTTGTGCGCTCGGGAGATGGCCGACCCCACGGGCGCGCTCGATGGGCTGGTCGAGCGATCGATCCGCCCGGACTGGCTGGCGCTCAGCGAGACCTGCGGCGACCTGCTGGGCGAGCACGCTCCGAAGGACCTGATCCAGCGGTGCGCGGTGGGCGTGATCGGGCAGTGCCTGGTCTATCACCACGCTCGACCGGTGATGGAACGGCTCGGCGGGCCGGTCTCGTTCACGCGCGAGCGCATCGACGCGATCGTGGAGCAGATCTGCGCGTACTCGATCTCGGGGATGCGTGAACTCGGAAGGCGGAGCGACGCGGCGCCCTCGCGGAGGACCCCGGCATGATCCGCGTGGCGATGCGCATGCTGGTGGGCGACCCGGCGAAGTTCTTCGGGATCTTGCTAGGGGTGACGCTGGCGTCGATGGTGATCACACAGCAGGGGTCGATCTTCGTCGGATTGATGTCTCGCACGTTCGCGACGATCAAGGACATGGCGCAGCCGGACATCTGGGTGATGGATCCGAAGGTGCAGTTCATCGACGACGTGAAACCTCTGCAATCGACGGCATTGCAGCGGGTGCGGGGTGTGGAGGGCGTGGACTGGGCGGTGCCTTTGTACAAGGGCATGATCCGCGTTCGCCTTCCGAGCGGGCAGTTTGTGAACTGCAACCTGTATGGGCTGGACGACGCGTCGTTGATTGGCGCGCCGGCGGACCTTTTGGAGGGGCGTGTCGAGGACTTGCGTCAGGATGGCGCTGTGATCGTGGACGAGGCGGGGGCCGTCGGGCGATTGGCGC encodes:
- a CDS encoding site-specific DNA-methyltransferase, translating into MAKKPTTKPKSSSKTARPKKKTVVALTHDEATRRNIPTAEYQPVLDEKLQSPIRVAYERRNRDLDPQLVWRGKDDQDWSDLVVPAPPLFIQEKVHPKALIDDLRRQTEAAEIARKIIERQHQPVEEQFDLFADFNGVPEGDARTEFYQHDAHWSNRMILGDSLQVMASLAEREGLRGRVQCIYLDPPYGIKFNSNFQWSTTSRDVKDGNAAHITREPEQVKAFRDTWRDGIHSYLTYLRDRLTVARDLLTESGSIFVQIGDENVHRIRALMDEVFGVGNFILEIVVQKTGSVAGAFIQSNFDRVLWYARNRESAEGKFRPLLVDRVLGGEGGSGYTKIMTSAVDSRPLTTEERERPNLIEGISKVWRSYPLTSDGFRPSTTIDFDFCGRTFHPGKTSHWKVTVDGLARSARANRVVIDGRQISLRRLFGDDPTVSLGPLWSDVGGASDKVYVVQTNEKVVQRCLLMTTDPGDLVLDPTCGSGTTAYVAEQWGRRWITIDTSRVALALARARIMGARYPFYLLADSKEGQAKESEVTRTAPSTQPTHGNIRHGFVYERVPHITLKSIANNAEIDVIWEKFQQRLEPLRATLNKALGTTWEEWEIPREAPTDDQAKWPREARDAHARWWEQRILRQKEIDASIAAKAEFEYLYDKPFEDKKKVRVAGPFTVESLSPHRTIGVDEDDELIDPIAPKGDDADPIGQDFATIVLENLRAAGVQQAHKEDRIQFSTLTPWPGDYIGAEGRYVEGEGGGGKEKRAGIFIGPEFGTVTRQDLVLAAREAADANFDVLIACAFNYEAHASEFSKLGRIPVLKARMNAELHMGSELKATGKGNLFVIFGEPDIQVLPPLDAPEGAELKDYDAIRVKINGVDVFHPQTGEIRSDGAEGIACWFIDTDYNNESFFVRQAYFLGANDPYKALKTTLKAEVNEEAWKSLHSSTSREFAKPASGKIAVKVINHLGDEVMKVFAVP
- a CDS encoding CPBP family intramembrane metalloprotease, with amino-acid sequence MPPSARSPKRRRPPSTGGPSRRAPKPELNAPPTYTTLSTRPLHVLLFLLPLVLFYEISTAIHLRDAGIVDTIAAHHLLWRFFSIFGSASLYIPGVALLATLIAWHVMSKDPVRVRPSVLLGMTLEAALWTLPLLVLALVIGSIGGSHGADSTTIPPPAAALLQESSTVATLRSLPWNQGVTIAVGAGIYEELLFRLLLITGVHFLAVDLARLSDSTGNVIAVIVSALAFAFYHEIFVGGGGGGGGGGWGAVDVRMLTFYTLAGLYFGSIFLVRGFGVVVAVHALYDVVTIVLLTRQNP
- a CDS encoding DEAD/DEAH box helicase family protein: MSNPSFFEQPILNSPYQYPARHWELDEDGQPTNQVNETRRTAKFITPVPRPKKRRKGTGQSEIVYNEGAGLSSSSQHYDPTPIINQVRRKVDVWRGIASSDGWGVTPETARLLKHWRHHPYNSIRPFFCQVEAVETAIWLTEVAPQSGKEDRAILDYLSLANNASNPGLSRLALKLATGAGKTTVMAMLIAWQTINAVRRPGSKKYTRGFLVVTPGLTIRDRLRVLQPNDPDSYYKNRELVPTDMLGDLDRAKIVITNYHAFKLRETMELSAGGRALLQGRGEELNTRETEGQMLQRVMPGLMGLKGVMVLNDEAHHCYREKPADDEGAGDDDTDESLTGDEKSEVEKSRKAARLWLSGLEAVQRTLTTNRVLDLSATPFFLRGSGYAEGTLFPWTMSDFSLMDAIECGIVKLPRVPVADNLPDQSEMPRFRALWENIRSVMPRKGRSKAASLDPLSLPTLLVSALDALYGHYEKTFGLWQAEGLMVPPCFIIVCNNTAASKLVYDYVSGFHRTMDDGTTRLENGRLALFRNFDDDGRPLARPRTLLIDSEQLDSGDALDDQFRTMAGDEIERFRREIIERTGDTRQAENLSDEDLLREVMQTVGKRGRLGESIRCVVSVSMLTEGWDANTVTHVLGVRAFGTQLLCEQVIGRALRRQSYDLNEDGLFNVEYADVLGIPFDFTAKPVVAPPQPPRETVHVRAVRPDRDHLEIRFPRVEGYRVELPSERLTAAFTEDSTLELTPDLVGPAITRNEGIIGEGVDLDLKHLDAVRPATILFHLTRRLIETKWRDPGEEPKLHLFGQLKAITREWLDGHLVCRGDTFPAQLLHQQLADMACERITAGITRKMVGDNPIKAILDPYNPEGSTNFVSFNTSKKLRWETSGDRCHVNWVVLDSDWEAEFCRVAEAHPRVRAYVKNQGLGLEIPYRFGTESRRYLPDFIVEIDDGRPPLADGTPDLLHLIVEIKGYRREDAKDKKQTMDAYWVPGINHLGRFGRWAFAEFTDVYEMRADFEAKVQEHFDSMIDRAITSGAPARASI
- a CDS encoding CerR family C-terminal domain-containing protein, with amino-acid sequence MLSQRSSSTDPLASRSFAGDEALDAHGSTRSRLIEAAGTVFAERGFKDATIRQICSIAGANIAAVNYHFGDKEHLYASALHHAHTTARHRHPMDFEGCGTAEERLGVFVRTFVTRLTDPAKPEWHGKLCAREMADPTGALDGLVERSIRPDWLALSETCGDLLGEHAPKDLIQRCAVGVIGQCLVYHHARPVMERLGGPVSFTRERIDAIVEQICAYSISGMRELGRRSDAAPSRRTPA
- the rpsT gene encoding 30S ribosomal protein S20 — encoded protein: MAHSKSAQKRIRQNETSNARNRWRLKTLRDAMKNFNEQMLHGSKDQATEAFRSTSKVIDRTAAKGVIHKNQAARRKSRLSARLKTKAAAK